A part of Myxococcus landrumus genomic DNA contains:
- a CDS encoding aromatic ring-hydroxylating dioxygenase subunit alpha, whose amino-acid sequence MALPRLDWEVSAGRMMEIILDVAHLSWVHRGTFGNPEQPEVPPYEVERLSAGIRSRIVYPALAPGLDGAPGRVDRTTLTYDVTFPFAVRLAFKPTLFYAHTVYAVASPLSEEKMQCFYFASYHPKIRNFGEMFIKSELAILEQDRRVAEGQRPRAHPVDFAQEVHVKADCLPIEYRRAIAALRLGDAPRFPGLE is encoded by the coding sequence GTGGCGTTGCCTCGCCTGGACTGGGAGGTGTCCGCGGGGCGGATGATGGAAATCATCCTCGACGTGGCCCACCTGTCCTGGGTGCACCGGGGGACGTTTGGCAATCCCGAGCAGCCGGAGGTGCCCCCCTACGAGGTGGAGCGGCTCTCCGCGGGGATTCGTTCGCGCATCGTCTACCCGGCGCTCGCTCCGGGACTGGACGGGGCTCCGGGGCGCGTGGACCGGACCACCTTGACCTATGACGTGACGTTTCCCTTCGCGGTGCGCCTGGCCTTCAAGCCCACCCTCTTCTACGCGCACACCGTCTATGCGGTGGCCTCGCCGCTCTCCGAAGAGAAGATGCAGTGCTTCTACTTCGCCTCGTACCACCCGAAGATTCGCAACTTCGGGGAGATGTTCATCAAGTCGGAGCTGGCCATCCTGGAGCAGGACCGGCGCGTCGCCGAGGGGCAGCGGCCTCGGGCGCATCCGGTGGACTTTGCCCAGGAGGTGCACGTGAAGGCAGACTGCCTCCCCATTGAATACCGCCGCGCCATCGCGGCCTTGCGCCTGGGAGACGCTCCACGGTTCCCTGGGCTGGAGTGA
- a CDS encoding TldD/PmbA family protein, with protein MRATKPHRSSWFVERRDTAEAVHSRSGSRILPLQRDQGLCESRHVDGGTEHLWEEHLDPVRLASSLPSSPGASARALLEPSSDLETSGARAMDIIRSVVAAAHDAGAPSLDVLLREVERRTLYSDEHTSTQQVSRHAILELKTSLSTDSGMLDAWRAFAFPDLAQLQANLPTLEQHATTLVRELRESSPGVPCPTGMLPIVFPPGAASGCFFHEVCGHPLEGDVVARSGSYLARRLGQRVAGPWLSVSDDPTEGHGSLTLAWDDEGHPAQAVRLLTAGIVDAPLLDSRSACHLGHAPNGHGRRVSFRHPPLPRMAHTRVEPHAGDLDTLLGDLSHGLLVQHLLPRHMDLLSGDFSFYIVEAREVRDGRLGQRVSPGILAGNGLEALASIDAVGADARNLFATRGCRKLDHGPLPVSFGQPTVRFRGLHVRPAP; from the coding sequence GTGCGCGCCACGAAACCCCACAGGTCGAGCTGGTTCGTGGAGCGGCGGGACACAGCCGAGGCCGTTCATTCCCGCTCCGGCTCACGCATCCTCCCCCTTCAGCGAGACCAGGGCCTCTGCGAATCCCGCCACGTCGACGGGGGCACGGAGCACCTCTGGGAGGAGCACCTCGACCCCGTCCGCCTCGCCTCGTCCCTCCCCTCCTCCCCCGGCGCGAGCGCACGGGCCCTGCTCGAACCCTCGTCCGACCTCGAGACCTCGGGAGCGCGGGCGATGGACATCATCCGGAGCGTGGTGGCCGCAGCCCATGACGCCGGAGCCCCCTCGCTCGACGTGCTGCTCCGTGAAGTGGAGCGCCGCACCCTCTACTCCGACGAGCACACCTCCACGCAGCAGGTCTCCCGCCACGCCATCCTCGAGCTGAAGACCTCCCTGTCCACCGACAGCGGCATGCTCGACGCCTGGCGCGCCTTCGCCTTCCCCGACCTCGCCCAGCTCCAGGCAAACCTCCCGACACTCGAACAGCACGCCACCACCCTCGTGCGCGAGCTGCGCGAATCCAGCCCCGGCGTCCCCTGCCCCACGGGAATGCTGCCCATCGTCTTCCCACCGGGCGCGGCCTCGGGCTGCTTCTTCCACGAGGTCTGCGGCCATCCCCTCGAAGGAGACGTCGTCGCGCGAAGCGGCTCCTATCTCGCGCGCCGGCTCGGGCAGCGCGTCGCGGGCCCCTGGCTGTCCGTGTCCGACGACCCCACGGAAGGACACGGCTCCCTCACCCTCGCCTGGGACGACGAGGGCCATCCCGCCCAGGCCGTGCGCCTGCTCACCGCGGGCATCGTGGACGCGCCGCTGCTGGACTCACGCAGCGCCTGCCACCTGGGACACGCGCCCAATGGACACGGCCGGCGCGTGAGCTTCCGTCACCCACCCCTGCCACGCATGGCCCACACCCGCGTGGAGCCCCATGCCGGAGACCTGGACACGCTGCTGGGGGACCTGTCCCACGGCCTGCTCGTCCAGCACCTCCTGCCTCGGCACATGGACCTGCTGTCGGGGGACTTCAGCTTCTACATCGTGGAAGCGCGCGAGGTCCGGGACGGCCGCCTGGGGCAGCGCGTGTCACCTGGAATCCTCGCGGGCAATGGCCTGGAGGCCCTGGCCTCCATCGACGCGGTAGGCGCAGACGCGCGCAACCTCTTCGCCACGCGCGGCTGCCGCAAGCTGGACCACGGGCCCCTTCCCGTGTCCTTCGGACAGCCCACGGTGCGCTTCCGTGGGCTGCACGTGCGCCCAGCCCCCTGA
- a CDS encoding cold-shock protein, translating to MATGTVKWFNDAKGFGFIAQDNGGPDVFCHHTAIQADGFRTLAEGQKVEFDVKKGPKGLQAENVRPVG from the coding sequence ATGGCGACTGGTACCGTGAAGTGGTTCAACGACGCGAAGGGCTTTGGCTTCATCGCGCAGGATAATGGCGGCCCTGACGTGTTCTGCCACCACACCGCCATCCAGGCGGACGGGTTCCGGACCCTGGCCGAGGGTCAGAAGGTGGAGTTCGACGTCAAGAAGGGCCCCAAGGGGCTCCAGGCGGAGAACGTCCGCCCGGTTGGCTGA
- a CDS encoding TetR/AcrR family transcriptional regulator produces the protein MLGLPWFNLIVAPPRARIEEGMRERLLRVADVLMREQGRESLTWEALARRARVGRGTPRYHFGSKQKLWDALAGYASRPVVQGRR, from the coding sequence ATGCTGGGGTTGCCGTGGTTCAACCTCATCGTCGCGCCGCCGCGCGCGAGAATCGAGGAGGGAATGCGCGAGAGGCTCTTGCGCGTGGCCGACGTGCTGATGCGGGAGCAGGGCCGCGAGTCCCTGACGTGGGAGGCCCTGGCCCGGCGCGCCCGTGTGGGTCGAGGCACTCCTCGCTACCACTTCGGGAGCAAACAGAAGCTGTGGGACGCCCTTGCGGGGTACGCGTCACGCCCCGTCGTCCAGGGCCGGCGTTGA
- a CDS encoding metallopeptidase TldD-related protein, which produces MTPDALVAAARAALAEARPELVGLEAELFLVREGSLALEHEASSNTFAARLGDTCSAMARVWNTTVRGVASGPIGDGADLARLLIQASQRTAPSSSSPPTSPLPTDSRLPSWSWEPSVSQARSDAARIARECVPEGTVVQALVLTRRSTWSALVRGQGVLAQVEHREEVFVRCETPRGAVVDAVVLRAGQSEWAALRERLHAAVDALSGPVREADPRLPRVLRPAVAAPLAAGLGWLLRGDVAVATPALARAVGKKVFPSLLTVEDLPRHVEGMRHRDWDDEGREAQALRLVDEGRLVGFLHSQESAARLGVPPHGRGLREGATEASAAALNFFIAPRGDALPASYTELVARVETFTTMPRPGRVSLIAGGWEVRDGRRVHRIAPMELELPVLETFRSLRGVGDDLTFFPTAEGCGTPTLLLPPSRE; this is translated from the coding sequence ATGACGCCGGACGCGCTGGTGGCGGCGGCGCGCGCTGCGCTCGCGGAGGCTCGGCCGGAGCTCGTGGGGCTGGAGGCGGAGCTGTTCCTCGTGCGGGAGGGCTCCCTCGCGCTGGAGCACGAGGCCTCCTCGAATACCTTCGCCGCTCGGCTGGGCGACACCTGTTCGGCGATGGCACGGGTCTGGAACACCACGGTGCGCGGCGTGGCGTCAGGGCCCATCGGAGACGGTGCGGACCTCGCGCGACTCCTCATTCAGGCATCCCAGCGAACCGCGCCCTCATCTTCGTCTCCGCCCACGTCTCCACTCCCCACCGACTCGCGGCTTCCTTCGTGGAGCTGGGAGCCCTCCGTGTCGCAGGCACGGAGCGATGCCGCCCGAATCGCTCGCGAGTGTGTGCCCGAAGGCACCGTGGTGCAGGCCCTCGTGCTCACACGCCGCTCCACATGGTCCGCGCTCGTGCGAGGCCAGGGCGTGCTCGCGCAGGTCGAGCACCGCGAGGAAGTCTTCGTCCGTTGTGAGACTCCCAGGGGCGCCGTGGTGGATGCGGTGGTGCTGCGCGCGGGCCAGTCGGAGTGGGCGGCGCTGCGCGAGCGACTCCACGCGGCGGTCGACGCGCTGTCGGGCCCTGTTCGTGAGGCGGACCCACGCCTGCCGCGCGTGTTGCGTCCCGCGGTCGCCGCGCCGCTCGCGGCGGGACTGGGGTGGCTGTTGCGCGGTGATGTCGCGGTCGCGACGCCCGCGTTGGCGCGTGCGGTGGGCAAGAAGGTCTTCCCGTCCCTGCTCACCGTGGAAGACCTCCCCCGGCATGTCGAGGGGATGCGCCATCGCGACTGGGACGACGAGGGCCGCGAGGCACAGGCCCTCCGATTGGTCGACGAAGGACGGCTGGTGGGCTTCCTCCACTCGCAGGAGAGCGCCGCGCGCCTGGGCGTTCCACCTCATGGCCGTGGACTGCGCGAAGGCGCCACCGAAGCCAGCGCCGCCGCGCTCAACTTCTTCATCGCTCCACGTGGAGACGCGCTGCCCGCGAGCTACACGGAGCTGGTCGCGAGGGTGGAGACCTTCACGACGATGCCTCGCCCCGGGCGCGTGTCCCTCATCGCCGGTGGGTGGGAAGTCCGCGACGGGCGCCGAGTCCACCGCATCGCTCCGATGGAGTTGGAGCTGCCTGTGCTGGAGACCTTCCGCTCGCTCCGAGGAGTGGGGGACGACCTCACGTTCTTTCCCACCGCCGAGGGCTGCGGAACACCCACGCTGCTTCTGCCGCCTTCGCGGGAATGA
- a CDS encoding c-type cytochrome, which produces MRMRSGGLVGLGVVVAVVVGACRQKKEEPAPTPVAPAPAAVVDVKADPVARGRYLVESVLVCGACHTERDYSRYGAPVKGAALAGDCFGEAHGMPVKVCASNITSDPEHGIGRWTDEELMRAMREGRGRDGRVLFPMMPYPDWKALSDEDARAVVAYLRQVPAVARSTPRTQLPPEMAAELQGLAVPLSGPVAGPKEGMVARGQYLTTIGQCATCHAGMADPSKPFSGGVPIPGPFGKETAPSLHPEDALLKGMSEDAFVARFKAWKDVPQVQSRQGQVNKLVMPWVFFAGFQEDDLRAIFRYLRSLPAASPPSAGK; this is translated from the coding sequence ATGCGGATGCGTTCTGGCGGGCTGGTGGGCCTGGGGGTCGTGGTGGCGGTGGTGGTGGGGGCGTGCCGTCAGAAGAAGGAGGAGCCGGCCCCGACGCCCGTGGCGCCCGCGCCCGCCGCCGTGGTGGACGTGAAGGCAGATCCCGTGGCGCGCGGGCGGTATCTCGTGGAGTCCGTGCTGGTGTGTGGCGCCTGCCACACCGAGCGCGACTACTCCCGCTATGGCGCACCCGTGAAGGGCGCGGCGCTGGCGGGGGATTGCTTCGGCGAGGCCCACGGCATGCCCGTCAAGGTGTGCGCGTCCAACATCACGTCGGACCCCGAGCATGGCATCGGCCGGTGGACGGACGAGGAGCTGATGCGGGCGATGCGGGAGGGCCGGGGCCGTGATGGCCGGGTGCTCTTCCCCATGATGCCGTACCCCGACTGGAAGGCCCTCTCCGACGAGGATGCGCGCGCGGTGGTGGCGTACCTGCGCCAGGTGCCCGCCGTCGCCCGCTCCACGCCGCGCACCCAACTGCCCCCGGAGATGGCCGCCGAGCTCCAGGGGCTGGCCGTCCCCCTGTCGGGCCCCGTCGCGGGACCCAAGGAGGGCATGGTGGCCCGGGGCCAGTACCTGACCACCATTGGCCAGTGCGCCACCTGTCATGCGGGCATGGCGGACCCCTCCAAGCCCTTCTCGGGCGGGGTCCCCATCCCGGGGCCCTTCGGCAAGGAGACGGCGCCGTCCCTCCATCCGGAGGATGCGCTGCTCAAGGGGATGAGCGAGGACGCCTTCGTCGCGCGCTTCAAGGCCTGGAAGGACGTCCCCCAGGTCCAGAGCCGCCAGGGGCAGGTCAACAAGCTGGTCATGCCCTGGGTCTTCTTCGCGGGCTTCCAGGAGGACGACCTGCGCGCCATCTTCCGCTACCTGCGCTCCCTGCCGGCCGCCTCGCCCCCGTCCGCCGGAAAGTAA
- a CDS encoding pirin family protein — protein sequence MDSSEGTERGVVAVWPAKPTELVGDSRVLRALPRVELRRVGPFVFCDHFGPSPAVPGTMSVPPHPHIGLQTVTYLFSGAIRHRDSLGTVQDIRPGDINWMTAGRGIVHAEDVDSSPGAPPLHGIQTWVALPRAQRQMPPAFAHIPASQLPRVEHDGARVRVLAGRLGEALSPVPAFHPLTYLDVELEAGATLSLPVESTHALALYVAEGNVSVGGTTVERGMLAHLDDGTPTLTLHSVRGGRALVLGGEPLPDPLVIWWNFVVDSVAEGRARFADWEAGRFPPLAP from the coding sequence ATGGATTCGTCCGAGGGGACGGAGCGCGGCGTGGTGGCCGTGTGGCCCGCGAAGCCGACGGAGCTGGTCGGTGACTCGCGCGTGCTGCGCGCCCTCCCTCGTGTCGAGCTGCGCCGAGTAGGGCCCTTCGTCTTCTGCGACCACTTCGGCCCCTCGCCCGCCGTGCCGGGGACCATGTCCGTGCCCCCGCATCCGCACATCGGCCTCCAGACGGTGACGTACCTGTTCTCCGGCGCCATCCGTCACCGCGATTCCCTGGGGACCGTGCAGGACATCCGGCCCGGCGACATCAACTGGATGACCGCCGGACGTGGCATCGTCCACGCGGAGGACGTGGACTCGAGTCCTGGTGCTCCACCGCTGCACGGCATCCAGACCTGGGTCGCCCTCCCGCGCGCGCAGCGCCAGATGCCTCCGGCCTTCGCGCACATCCCCGCGTCCCAGTTGCCGCGCGTGGAGCACGACGGCGCGCGTGTGCGAGTGCTCGCGGGCAGGCTGGGCGAGGCCCTCTCTCCCGTCCCCGCCTTCCATCCGCTGACGTACCTGGACGTGGAGCTGGAAGCAGGAGCCACCCTGTCCCTCCCGGTGGAGTCCACCCACGCGTTGGCCCTCTACGTGGCCGAAGGGAATGTCTCCGTCGGTGGCACGACGGTGGAGCGGGGCATGCTCGCGCACCTGGACGACGGCACTCCCACGCTGACGCTGCACTCGGTGCGCGGCGGACGCGCCCTGGTGTTGGGCGGTGAGCCGTTGCCGGACCCGCTCGTCATCTGGTGGAACTTCGTGGTGGACAGCGTGGCGGAGGGCCGCGCGCGCTTCGCGGACTGGGAGGCGGGCCGCTTCCCGCCGCTCGCTCCCTGA
- the pdxR gene encoding MocR-like pyridoxine biosynthesis transcription factor PdxR produces the protein MTPRKGATAARRSKARKRPAAMAATSVVLDASTGASLQTQLMEALRAAIVAGRLAPGTRLLSTRAMAEQLDLSRNTVLNSYARLLEEGYLEGHLGSGTYVARELPERTVSSGRVDVARPTPGHIPGISRRGRAVATLPDLRLSAPGIPPSQLAFRMGTPSIDAFPSDLWGRLLNTRWRRSWGDLLQRAEPAGHPPLRRAVADYLATSRGVRCVPEQVIIVNGAQQAMSLAAQVLLDPGDAAWVEDPGYFAYRGALVAAGATLVPVPVDEEGLDVEAGKRLGPDARLAVVTPAHQFPLGVAMSEARRQALLSWATRSDAWIVEDDYDSEFRYEGRPLLALQGMAPDARVLYIGTFSKVVSPALRVGYMVVPEPLVDAFTAARRFADGHTPVVEQAVVADFLNEGHFSRHVRRMRVLYGRRQEALVEAASRELGGRLDVAPLHTGMHLVGWLPEGEDDRAATARVLQAGVLTQSLSAFRVQSRGRGALLLGYACVPEDRIPEGVRMLARALR, from the coding sequence ATGACGCCGCGAAAAGGCGCGACGGCGGCGCGGCGGAGCAAGGCTCGCAAGCGGCCCGCGGCCATGGCGGCCACGTCGGTGGTGCTGGATGCCTCCACGGGCGCATCGCTCCAGACGCAGCTCATGGAGGCGCTGCGCGCGGCCATCGTCGCCGGGAGGCTGGCGCCGGGCACGCGGCTGTTGTCGACGCGGGCGATGGCGGAGCAGTTGGACCTGTCGCGCAACACGGTGCTCAACTCCTACGCCCGGCTCCTGGAGGAAGGCTATCTGGAGGGGCACCTGGGCTCGGGCACGTATGTGGCGCGCGAGCTTCCGGAGCGGACGGTGAGCTCGGGGCGCGTGGACGTCGCACGGCCCACGCCGGGGCACATCCCCGGCATCTCGCGGCGCGGGCGCGCGGTGGCGACGCTGCCCGACTTGCGGCTGTCGGCCCCCGGCATTCCACCCAGCCAGCTCGCCTTCCGCATGGGCACGCCGTCCATCGACGCCTTCCCCAGCGACTTGTGGGGACGGCTGTTGAACACGCGCTGGCGGCGCTCGTGGGGAGACCTGCTCCAGCGCGCGGAGCCCGCGGGCCATCCGCCCTTGCGGCGCGCCGTCGCGGACTACCTGGCCACCTCGCGCGGCGTCCGGTGTGTCCCGGAGCAGGTCATCATCGTCAACGGCGCGCAGCAGGCCATGAGCCTGGCGGCGCAAGTGCTGTTGGACCCGGGTGACGCGGCGTGGGTGGAGGACCCCGGCTACTTCGCGTACCGGGGTGCGCTCGTCGCCGCGGGCGCCACGCTGGTGCCCGTCCCCGTGGATGAGGAAGGGCTGGACGTGGAGGCGGGGAAGCGGCTCGGGCCGGATGCGCGGCTGGCCGTCGTCACGCCCGCGCACCAGTTCCCGCTGGGCGTGGCCATGAGCGAGGCGCGGCGCCAGGCCCTGCTGTCGTGGGCGACGCGCTCGGATGCGTGGATTGTCGAGGACGACTACGACAGCGAGTTCCGCTACGAGGGCCGCCCGCTCCTCGCGCTGCAGGGGATGGCTCCGGATGCGCGGGTGCTCTACATCGGGACCTTCAGCAAGGTGGTGTCCCCGGCCTTGAGGGTGGGCTACATGGTGGTGCCGGAGCCGCTGGTGGATGCCTTCACCGCCGCGCGCCGCTTCGCCGATGGCCACACGCCCGTGGTGGAGCAGGCGGTGGTCGCGGACTTCCTGAACGAAGGCCACTTCAGCCGTCACGTGCGCCGCATGCGGGTGCTGTATGGCCGCCGGCAGGAGGCCCTGGTGGAAGCGGCCTCGCGCGAGCTGGGTGGACGCCTGGACGTGGCGCCCCTGCACACGGGGATGCACCTGGTGGGCTGGCTCCCCGAGGGCGAGGATGACCGGGCCGCCACGGCGCGCGTCCTCCAGGCGGGAGTGTTGACCCAATCCCTGTCCGCGTTCCGGGTCCAGTCGCGGGGCCGGGGCGCCCTGCTGCTCGGCTACGCGTGTGTGCCCGAGGACCGCATTCCCGAGGGTGTGCGGATGCTCGCCCGGGCGCTGCGCTGA
- a CDS encoding Xan family putative trans-acting RiPP leader peptide, which yields MALKASESSPVAPSTVSEASSAPMELAASETVPPPEKLDEIEEIDFLLEEIESKIAPLALA from the coding sequence ATGGCATTGAAGGCGTCGGAGTCATCACCTGTTGCTCCTTCGACGGTGTCCGAAGCTTCCTCCGCTCCGATGGAACTCGCGGCGTCGGAAACCGTGCCGCCCCCGGAGAAGCTGGACGAAATCGAGGAGATTGATTTCTTGCTCGAGGAAATCGAGAGCAAGATTGCTCCGCTCGCGTTGGCGTGA
- a CDS encoding carboxymuconolactone decarboxylase family protein, whose product METPRFVTPKVAPGLYTAMLALEKYLHECGLGEKLLTLIKLRASQLNGCGYCIDMHWKDLRVLGETEQRLYGLDAWEESPYYTDRERAALAWTEAVTFVAEGHVPASVYEAVKPHFSDKELADLTGAIATINAWNRLAVASRTTPGTYQPPKAAHKEG is encoded by the coding sequence ATGGAAACGCCCCGATTCGTGACGCCGAAGGTTGCCCCGGGCCTCTACACGGCCATGCTCGCGCTGGAGAAGTACCTGCACGAGTGCGGGCTGGGCGAGAAGCTCCTCACGCTCATCAAGCTGCGCGCCTCCCAGCTCAACGGCTGCGGCTACTGCATCGACATGCACTGGAAGGACCTGCGCGTGCTGGGCGAGACGGAGCAGCGCCTGTACGGGCTGGATGCGTGGGAGGAGAGCCCCTACTACACGGACCGCGAGCGCGCGGCCCTGGCCTGGACGGAGGCGGTCACCTTCGTGGCGGAGGGCCATGTGCCCGCGTCCGTGTACGAGGCGGTGAAGCCGCACTTCTCGGACAAGGAGCTGGCGGACCTCACTGGCGCGATTGCCACCATCAACGCGTGGAACCGGCTGGCCGTCGCCTCGCGCACCACGCCGGGGACGTACCAGCCGCCCAAGGCCGCGCACAAGGAAGGCTGA